ACCAGTCGATCCCGATCTCGCGTGCTCATCTTTAGCATCTCCTCGCTCCGTCGCAGGTTTCCACTCCAGTGTGGGCGAACCTGTCCCGAAGGAGGACATTTCTATATCAACCAACCCGGACATTTCTATATCAAGACTACAGTCTTCCGGCACCAGGCCTTCCGCTCGCCGTCCACCTGGGCGATCTTCGCGGTGATGTCCGTCGTCTTCGGGAGCATGGTGGGCCAGTCGTGGTTCCGCACGCGCTGAACGCGCCGCCCTCCATCTCCCGTCCCACCCGCATCTCCCGAGGGCGCATGGAGATCCAGAGCGCCGAGTCGTTCCTGGCGTACTTCGAAGGCGTGCGCGGCCGCACCCGCCGCGTGGCCGAGTGCATTCCGGCGGACCGCGTGGAGTGGACGTTCCGCGAGGGGGCGTTCACGCTGGGCGACCTCGTGCGCCACATCGCGGCGACGGAGCGCTGGATGTTCGCCGAGAACGCCGCCGGCCGCCCCAGCCGCTACCCCGGCCACGGCCGCGAGCTGGCGGAAGGGCGCGACGGCGTGCTGGCGTACCTGGACCGCATGCACGCCGAGTCGGTGGAGATCGTCGCCGTGCTTACGGCGGACGACCTGGCGCGACGCGTGGAGACGCCGGCGGGCGCGACCATCGCCACGTGGAAGTGGCTGCGGGCGATGGTGGAGCACGAGGTCCA
This is a stretch of genomic DNA from Longimicrobiaceae bacterium. It encodes these proteins:
- a CDS encoding DinB family protein, with translation MEIQSAESFLAYFEGVRGRTRRVAECIPADRVEWTFREGAFTLGDLVRHIAATERWMFAENAAGRPSRYPGHGRELAEGRDGVLAYLDRMHAESVEIVAVLTADDLARRVETPAGATIATWKWLRAMVEHEVHHRGQIYLMLNMLGVPTPPIYGLTSEEVRERSLAPDA